From a single Nitrogeniibacter mangrovi genomic region:
- a CDS encoding sensor histidine kinase has protein sequence MTGSAHSPPATIHTTLLRPFRLAANLTIVALVVSLGFLAYTAWTSTQRLAPLERHINHLQALQKINLDIQELLIHHVATDSPPQPAEVRQIRAALKALLDQGSHLDPATPASLKRARDMLAVERTDLETGLLEALKTIRQALTQENALQRDVVAATRRAAEAETSVAAGAMLLIPVLAMMLLAAIRRRAFGSINRLASLLENVGNLNFTTAEPLPANDPLADVYARYNNMAARLREASHAAEAHASALEAQVKAASETLLRQQAELENGARLAAVGEFAARLAHELRNPISGISAALNNMEEELPEGDERERVHLIAEEMMRVTGLLNRMLEQGRAHLETPVTVNPRQLVQDIVRLFRYQLPARIEIATEVADDTCQLPRDTLRQVLINLLRNSSQAIGDAPGRIDIRMQREGRHSVLTVRDDGPGYPEVLLDHGIRPFHTTKADGSGLGMSIIQRLVRSAGGEIHLKRGDGGGAVTVVTLPCGD, from the coding sequence ATGACAGGCTCTGCGCATTCGCCCCCCGCAACCATCCACACCACGCTGCTGCGCCCGTTCCGGCTCGCCGCGAATCTCACCATCGTGGCCCTGGTCGTCTCGCTCGGCTTTCTCGCCTACACCGCCTGGACCTCGACCCAGCGCCTCGCCCCGCTCGAACGCCACATCAATCACCTGCAGGCGCTGCAGAAGATCAATCTGGACATCCAGGAACTGCTGATCCACCACGTGGCCACCGATTCCCCCCCACAGCCGGCGGAGGTGCGGCAGATCCGCGCGGCGCTCAAGGCCCTGCTCGACCAGGGCTCCCACCTGGATCCGGCCACACCGGCCAGTCTGAAGCGCGCGCGCGACATGCTCGCCGTCGAGCGCACCGATCTGGAGACCGGTCTGCTCGAAGCGCTCAAGACCATCCGCCAGGCCCTGACCCAGGAAAACGCCCTGCAACGCGACGTGGTGGCCGCCACCCGGCGTGCGGCGGAAGCGGAAACCAGTGTGGCGGCCGGCGCCATGCTGCTGATTCCGGTACTGGCGATGATGCTGCTGGCCGCCATCCGGCGCCGCGCCTTCGGCTCCATCAACCGCCTCGCCAGCCTGCTCGAGAACGTGGGCAACCTGAACTTCACCACCGCCGAACCCCTGCCCGCCAACGACCCGCTGGCCGATGTCTATGCGCGCTACAACAACATGGCGGCGCGCCTGCGCGAAGCCAGCCATGCCGCCGAGGCCCATGCCAGCGCCCTCGAGGCCCAGGTCAAGGCGGCCTCCGAGACCCTGCTGCGCCAGCAGGCGGAGCTGGAGAACGGCGCCCGTCTGGCGGCGGTGGGCGAATTTGCGGCCCGCCTCGCCCATGAACTGCGCAATCCCATCTCCGGCATCAGCGCGGCCCTCAACAACATGGAAGAAGAACTGCCGGAGGGCGACGAGCGCGAACGGGTGCACCTCATCGCCGAAGAGATGATGCGCGTCACCGGCCTGCTCAACCGCATGCTGGAACAGGGCCGGGCCCATCTGGAGACGCCGGTGACGGTCAACCCCCGCCAGCTGGTGCAGGACATCGTGCGCCTGTTCCGCTACCAGCTGCCCGCCCGCATCGAGATCGCCACCGAGGTGGCCGACGACACCTGCCAGCTGCCGCGCGACACCCTGCGCCAGGTCCTCATCAACCTGCTGCGCAACTCCTCCCAGGCCATCGGCGACGCACCGGGCCGGATCGACATCCGCATGCAGCGGGAGGGGCGCCACTCGGTGCTCACCGTCCGCGACGACGGCCCCGGCTACCCCGAGGTCCTGCTCGACCACGGCATCCGCCCCTTCCACACCACCAAGGCGGACGGTTCCGGCCTGGGGATGTCCATCATCCAGCGGCTGGTGCGCTCGGCCGGCGGCGAAATCCATCTCAAGCGCGGGGACGGCGGCGGCGCGGTCACCGTGGTCACCCTGCCCTGCGGAGACTGA
- a CDS encoding DUF1269 domain-containing protein: MYELLVIGYDTLPQAEAARTDLLALSNRYLVDVADAVVATREPGQPIRIEHLVDLWPVGLSGRAIWGTLAAVLQRHPLCGGPAGAPERLHEFGLEDAFMSRVARLLEQRGGALLVLARRSGVGHVLDCLHRSGEAVLCSDIHRPQALEMDDPAGLGRHRSLAA; the protein is encoded by the coding sequence ATGTATGAACTGCTCGTGATCGGTTACGACACGCTGCCGCAGGCCGAAGCGGCGCGAACCGATCTGCTGGCCCTCTCCAACCGATATCTCGTCGATGTGGCGGACGCGGTCGTCGCCACGCGCGAACCCGGCCAGCCGATCCGCATCGAACATCTGGTCGACCTGTGGCCCGTGGGGCTGTCCGGTCGCGCCATCTGGGGCACCCTGGCGGCGGTGCTGCAGCGCCACCCCCTGTGCGGCGGACCCGCCGGAGCGCCCGAGCGCTTGCACGAGTTCGGCCTCGAGGACGCCTTCATGAGCCGGGTGGCACGCCTGCTCGAACAGCGCGGCGGCGCCTTGCTGGTGCTCGCGCGCCGGTCCGGCGTCGGGCATGTGCTCGACTGCCTGCACCGCAGTGGTGAGGCGGTGCTGTGCAGCGACATCCATCGCCCCCAGGCCCTGGAGATGGACGATCCGGCCGGCCTCGGGCGGCATCGGTCGCTGGCGGCCTGA
- a CDS encoding MBL fold metallo-hydrolase, whose product MLEYRIIPVTPFAQNCSLLWCSETRKAAVVDPGGDIDRIEAAIAEAGVELEKILLTHGHIDHAGATAELARRHAVPIEGPQEEERFWIDALEDQSRMFGFPPVEGFTPDRWLNDGDEVSVGAVTLQVLHCPGHTPGHVVFFDPASRLAVVGDVLFAGSIGRTDFPRGDHGALVTAIRTKLWPLGDDVRFIPGHGPMSTFGTERASNPFVGEGR is encoded by the coding sequence ATGCTCGAATACCGCATCATCCCCGTCACCCCCTTCGCCCAGAACTGTTCGTTGCTGTGGTGTTCCGAAACCCGCAAGGCGGCCGTGGTGGACCCGGGAGGCGACATCGACCGCATCGAGGCGGCGATCGCCGAGGCCGGCGTCGAACTGGAGAAGATCCTGCTCACCCATGGCCATATCGACCATGCCGGCGCCACGGCCGAGCTGGCCCGGCGTCACGCGGTGCCCATCGAGGGACCGCAGGAGGAAGAGCGCTTCTGGATCGACGCGCTCGAGGATCAGAGCCGCATGTTCGGCTTTCCGCCGGTGGAGGGCTTCACCCCCGACCGCTGGCTGAACGACGGTGACGAGGTCAGTGTCGGCGCGGTGACGCTGCAGGTGCTGCACTGTCCGGGGCACACCCCGGGGCATGTGGTGTTCTTCGATCCGGCCTCGCGCCTGGCGGTGGTCGGCGACGTGCTGTTTGCCGGCTCCATCGGGCGCACCGACTTTCCTCGCGGGGACCATGGCGCGCTCGTCACCGCCATCCGCACCAAGCTGTGGCCGCTGGGGGACGATGTGCGTTTCATTCCCGGGCACGGCCCCATGTCCACCTTCGGCACCGAGCGGGCGAGCAACCCCTTCGTCGGCGAGGGCCGCTGA
- a CDS encoding response regulator transcription factor produces MRLAILEDDSVQNDTLIQWLQQAGHDVYGFVEPREFIRVAGRESFDLCLIDWMLPEMSGTEVLNWLRQDRSNDTPVIFITARDAEEDIVTALSAGADDYIVKPLRRYELVSRIEAVMRRARPLAQEQVIDVPPFFFDVSAKTVTVHGEPVELTDKEFDLSMFMFRNLGRLISRGHMLEAVWGRNPNLATRTVDTHISRVRSKLGLRPENGFRLTPTYNYGYRLERLGEAAADEAAPA; encoded by the coding sequence GTGCGACTGGCGATTCTCGAAGACGATTCGGTACAGAACGACACCCTGATCCAGTGGCTGCAGCAGGCCGGCCACGACGTCTATGGTTTCGTCGAACCGAGGGAGTTCATCCGCGTTGCCGGGCGGGAAAGTTTCGACCTGTGCCTGATCGACTGGATGCTGCCGGAGATGAGCGGCACCGAGGTGCTCAACTGGCTGCGTCAGGACCGGTCCAACGATACCCCGGTGATCTTCATCACCGCCCGGGATGCCGAAGAAGACATCGTGACCGCCCTGAGCGCCGGGGCGGACGACTACATCGTCAAGCCGCTGCGGCGCTACGAACTGGTGTCACGGATCGAGGCGGTGATGCGCCGGGCGCGGCCGCTGGCGCAGGAGCAGGTGATCGACGTGCCGCCGTTCTTCTTCGACGTGTCGGCCAAGACGGTGACGGTCCACGGCGAGCCGGTCGAACTGACCGACAAGGAATTCGACCTGTCCATGTTCATGTTCCGCAACCTGGGGCGGCTCATTTCCCGCGGACACATGCTCGAGGCCGTCTGGGGGCGCAATCCCAATCTGGCCACGCGCACCGTCGACACCCATATCAGCCGGGTGCGCAGCAAGCTGGGGCTGCGCCCGGAAAACGGTTTTCGCCTGACGCCGACCTACAACTACGGCTATCGCCTCGAGCGCCTGGGCGAGGCGGCGGCCGACGAGGCCGCCCCGGCCTGA
- the mscL gene encoding large conductance mechanosensitive channel protein MscL, translating into MSFMSEFKEFAVKGNVVDMAVGVIIGGAFGKIVSSLVNDVVMPVVGRLVGGVDFSELYINLGAGQFDSLAAAEKAGAPLVKYGVFINTSINFLIIAFVIFLAIKAINKMKRETPPEPEAPKADPEDITLLREIRDSLKQR; encoded by the coding sequence ATGAGCTTCATGTCCGAGTTCAAGGAATTCGCCGTCAAGGGCAACGTGGTCGACATGGCGGTCGGTGTCATCATCGGCGGCGCGTTCGGCAAGATCGTCAGCTCGCTCGTCAACGACGTGGTGATGCCGGTTGTCGGCCGGCTGGTCGGCGGCGTGGATTTCTCGGAGCTGTACATCAACCTCGGCGCGGGTCAGTTCGACAGCCTGGCCGCGGCGGAGAAGGCCGGCGCGCCACTGGTGAAATACGGCGTGTTCATCAACACCTCGATCAACTTCCTGATCATCGCCTTCGTGATCTTCCTGGCCATCAAGGCGATCAACAAGATGAAGCGCGAGACGCCCCCCGAGCCGGAGGCGCCGAAGGCAGATCCGGAAGACATCACCCTGCTGCGCGAGATCCGCGACTCGCTCAAGCAGCGCTGA